The genomic segment TAGCAAGTATTGTTAATAGCCCTCCTGTGTAAGAGCCATCACGATTGTAAATTTAATGGATATCGTGATGAGGATCATGGAGGGTTTGTAGTGAAAAATGATGTACCTATTTGCCACCACTGCGATCGCAGCAATGGCATAAAAAGGCATGGTATTACTCAGTCAGGTCACCAGCGTTATCTCTGTACGTTATGCAAAAGAACGTTTCAAACGGGTTATATTTATAAAGGACGTGAACAACATATTATTGGTCAAATTGAGCGATTGATGGCCGATAATCTCACGCCTAAACAGATTAGTGCAGAACTTCAGGTGGATTTAGAGACTGTGGAGTTGCATATCAAGAGATTAATCTCTCAGTCATAAAACGTTTACATCGCCTTTGTATCAGAGCCTGATATCGCTGACTTAAGCACAGGCTCAGTTTCCCACCCGTTTATTCAAAAACTCAACGGTTTAAAATAGTATAAAATGCTGTACCAATAACGCAGAAATGAACCGCCAGATGTAATTATAATTTTGTTGGTCAGATTGAAAGGCTGTTGCTTGATGGCTTAGCTCTTGGCCAATTAATGAAGCAATTCAAATTGAATTTAATACTTTATAACAACACATTAAGAAATTTTTGTTCGTATCAAATAAATCTATATTCAATTGATTTGTATGGTTTATTTATTTTTGTGTTATTCAAGTAGTCGCTTTTTTTTGAATTATTTTCTGTCACTCCCCCCTGTTAATCACTATGTGCAAAGTAAACCCGTTATCGGTTAGTTATCAATCGTGTTGTTTTTGATAAAGGTAAATCTTGGATTATTGTTCACTTACGTTACTATTTATACCGTATTTTCACTATTAAACTGGTTGTTTTACATTCGCTTTTCTTATTGAAGAATAAGGTTATTTTTTATTTTTTAGTTCAAATGTGGGGTCTTAAATAACAATGCACTGCTCAAAAAACGGGATTTTTATTGTTTTTTCGGTTTATGGTTATTGTTAAGGTTAATGTAACGGATGTTATTATTTTTTGTTACACATTTTTTTATGATTTCAATTGGGTTGTTTTTTTATATGTAAGTTACAAATCCACCATTTTATTAAGAATTTGACATTGCTTTTAATTCGTATAATCAATTGATTATAAAGGATATTTATTTTTTTTGTTTTGTGTTGTTTTTAAATCATGGTATTTTTTTAAAAAATTTCATTAAATTATCATTGAGTTACATATCAATTCTCATTTAATTAAAGGTTGTTTTTTGAACTAATAATCTAAAGAATGTTTGTTAATTATATAAAATTCGTTTATATCTTTTTAATCAGTATAACCTTTAAATAAAACTGCTCCTAATTACTCATATAGATTTCTTGCCTGAAAAATTCGCTTACAAAAGAACAAAGAACTGAAATATGTTTTACAAAAAATTCATTCGATCGCGCAATGTGTTGGAGTTGGGGTAATATAACGCGTGAATGTGTGTTATTTGTGCAGACTTAATGTGTGGATTTTGTTTTAGTGTTTAGCGCGGAACGCGAGAGACTTTCAGGAAATATGTAAGGATAAAGGAGTTATTCTAGTATGAATACAAACGCCAGTTTATTGGTAAACACAGGAAGCGGCCCTTCTCAGGTAGTATCCCTCAACTCAGGTAAGCCCATCAAGATTAAGATTCAGCCGGGCAATAAATACCTTCTCAAGAATCAAGACGACAACTATGCGCCAGAGAACGTTACTCTGCAGCGTAATGGTGACGATTTGTATGTGATTCTGGAAGGGGATTCAGCACCTGCAATCGTTATTGAAGATTACTATGTATCCGGCGATAACACGCCGTTATTAGGTATGGCAGAGGATGGCCAGGTTTATGCCTATGTAATCACGGATGGTTCGGCTTTGGGTGATGGCTACCTGTTTAATGACGGTAGCTTTGCCCCTGCTGCTCTTGGCGGAATGCCAATGGGTGACGGTGCTTATCTGTTTGAAAATACGGAAAACAATGACTTTGGACTGTTGGCTTTATGGCCATGGTTCCTGGGCGCAGCCGTTATCGGTGGTATTGTCGGCAATGCCATTTACGAGCACAACAAAGATGACGGTTCATCATCACCAACCCCAGCTTCAGTACCAACGCTGAGCGGCGCAACGGATGCGACCGGCGATATTACCGGACCGATCTCTTACGGTTCCACCACGGATGAAAAAACACCAACTCTTTTTGGTACCGGTGACGCTGGTAACATCATCACCATTTACGATAACGGTAAAGCGATTGGCTCTGCCGTTGTGGGTGCGGATGGTAACTGGAGCTTTAAGCCAGAGACGGCATTAAGTGAAGGTTCTCACAAGATCACTGTTACTCAGACCAACCCTGAAGGCCAAACCAGCAGCCAGTCTGATGATTTCACTTTCATCGTTGATACCGTAGCGCCAAACAAACCAATGTTTGAAGCACTGGATGATGTGGGTTCTATTCAGGGTCCAATCGCGAACGGTGCAACCACTGATGATGCCCGCCCTGAGTTCACCGGCAAAGGTGAAGTAGGCAGTACCATCACGATTTTCATTGATGGTAAAGAAGCGGGTAAAACCACCGTTGGTGCAGACGGCAAATGGAGCTGGACGCCAACCGAAGATCTGGCAGACGGTCACTATCAGGTTACCGCTACGGAAACCGACAAAGCCGGTAATACCAGCGCAACTTCCCCAACCTTCGATTTTAACGTTGATACCACTGCGCCAGATAAGCCACCGCGCCTTGAAGCCTACGATAATGTAGGTGATAAGACCGGCCTGATTAACAATGGTGATATTACTGATGACGCCCAACCAGAGTTTAAAGGCTGGGGCGAAGCGGGTAACACCGTTATTATTTATAACAATGGCAACGAAATTGGTCGTACTACCGTTGGTGAAGATGGTACCTGGAGCTTTACGCCAGAGACAGCATTAAGCGAAGGTAGCCACAGCATTACTTATACTCAAACGGACAAAGCCGGCAACGTCAGCGAACCTTCTGACTCCCGCGACTTTACCGTTGATACGACAGGTGTTAATGCACCAGATTCTATCACCATCATGGATAACACCGGCGATATTACCGGTCCAATCAAGTCCGGTGATAAGACTGATGAAACCAAACCAGAATTCTCCGGTAAAGGTACACCGGACGGCATCATCACCATTTATGACAACGATCAGCCTATCGGCAGCGTGGTTGTTGGTGAAGACGGCAACTGGAGCCTGATCCCGGATGTGGC from the Limnobaculum zhutongyuii genome contains:
- a CDS encoding IS1 family transposase, whose protein sequence is MKNDVPICHHCDRSNGIKRHGITQSGHQRYLCTLCKRTFQTGYIYKGREQHIIGQIERLMADNLTPKQISAELQVDLETVELHIKRLISQS